A single Natranaerobius thermophilus JW/NM-WN-LF DNA region contains:
- a CDS encoding Gmad2 immunoglobulin-like domain-containing protein, protein MNKKILTIAVVAMLSIILAVSVNALSSVTIIFDGEELESDTEPIIENGRTLVPLRVIAEKFDADVTWDGDNNKVVIDTDKDKTDNSDSDDANESDKSNWEEKIEFEDGYYRPEQNNIPNEIQEWINYSKEVPAVQEKQYEGYRFVLVTEGTKPTGGYDVEVTEVVEGSDQIDIKVRSTEPGEDELVTEALTYPYDLIIVENNDLPLNFIDVEDPDRYFKSFIGIDTIESPIVAESEYIKVFSPEPGDEIEDKVKLTGLASVFEGTVSYDLVTEDGEVVYKDHTTAAMGDWGYFEEEVEIPSDVDEEITLKLYSTSMKDGSKQFVVEIPLNV, encoded by the coding sequence ATGAATAAGAAAATATTAACAATCGCAGTTGTAGCAATGCTATCTATTATTTTAGCAGTATCCGTTAACGCACTTTCCTCAGTAACAATTATTTTTGATGGTGAGGAATTGGAATCCGATACTGAACCAATTATTGAGAACGGTAGGACCTTGGTTCCGTTGAGAGTTATTGCAGAAAAATTCGATGCTGATGTAACTTGGGATGGCGATAATAATAAAGTAGTGATAGATACCGATAAAGATAAAACTGACAATTCAGACAGTGACGACGCAAATGAATCAGATAAAAGTAACTGGGAAGAGAAAATAGAATTTGAAGATGGCTATTACAGACCAGAACAAAATAATATACCTAATGAAATTCAAGAATGGATCAATTATTCAAAAGAGGTCCCGGCTGTTCAAGAAAAACAATATGAAGGTTATAGATTTGTATTAGTAACTGAGGGAACTAAACCCACTGGAGGTTATGATGTAGAAGTAACAGAAGTAGTGGAAGGTTCGGATCAAATAGATATAAAAGTTCGTTCAACAGAACCTGGAGAAGATGAGCTAGTTACGGAAGCTTTAACTTATCCCTATGATTTAATTATCGTAGAGAATAATGATCTCCCCTTGAATTTCATCGATGTTGAAGATCCCGACAGATATTTTAAAAGTTTTATTGGCATTGATACTATTGAATCACCTATAGTTGCAGAATCTGAATATATTAAAGTATTTAGTCCTGAACCGGGAGATGAAATAGAGGACAAAGTTAAATTAACAGGACTTGCTAGTGTTTTTGAGGGCACAGTTTCCTATGATTTAGTTACAGAAGATGGTGAAGTAGTTTACAAAGATCATACAACAGCTGCTATGGGAGACTGGGGATACTTTGAAGAGGAAGTTGAAATACCTTCAGATGTAGATGAAGAAATAACATTAAAACTTTATAGCACAAGTATGAAAGACGGTTCTAAACAGTTTGTTGTTGAAATTCCGTTAAATGTTTAA